One part of the Polycyclovorans algicola TG408 genome encodes these proteins:
- a CDS encoding TIGR00153 family protein, which translates to MALKSTIAEMLGGSPIRPLQQHMESVVACVDLLPKFVEAVIREDWTAAAEWRKQIVGGEHDADRLKKSLRKQLPTHLFMAVDRRDLLDMLQMQDKVANKTKDVSGLMLGRRMRIPPPMVDLFTRYVARTVAAAHQALKAIQELDALLDTGFRGRETAFVEGLLRELDHIEHETDTLQIELREQLMALERDWPPVDVMFLYQIIDWIGDLADRAQRVGSRLQVLVAK; encoded by the coding sequence ATGGCGCTAAAAAGTACGATTGCGGAAATGTTGGGCGGCTCGCCCATTCGACCCCTGCAGCAGCACATGGAGAGCGTCGTCGCCTGTGTCGACCTGCTGCCAAAGTTCGTCGAAGCGGTGATCCGCGAGGACTGGACTGCAGCAGCCGAATGGCGCAAGCAGATCGTCGGCGGCGAGCATGATGCAGACCGGCTGAAGAAAAGTCTGCGCAAACAGTTGCCCACCCACCTGTTCATGGCAGTGGACCGCCGCGACCTGCTGGACATGCTGCAAATGCAGGACAAGGTCGCCAACAAGACCAAGGATGTCAGCGGCTTGATGCTGGGCCGGCGCATGCGCATTCCGCCACCCATGGTCGACCTGTTCACCCGTTACGTGGCCCGCACCGTTGCGGCGGCGCATCAGGCGCTCAAGGCCATTCAGGAGCTCGACGCACTGCTCGATACCGGCTTTCGGGGGCGCGAAACCGCGTTTGTCGAGGGCCTGCTGCGTGAGCTCGACCACATCGAACACGAAACCGACACCTTGCAGATCGAACTGCGCGAGCAACTCATGGCCTTGGAACGTGATTGGCCGCCGGTGGACGTGATGTTCCTCTATCAAATCATTGACTGGATTGGCGATCTTGCAGATCGTGCCCAGCGCGTGGGTAGCCGCCTGCAGGTTCTCGTCGCCAAATAA